Proteins encoded together in one Rhizobacter sp. J219 window:
- the ruvX gene encoding Holliday junction resolvase RuvX: MSLVAPVPTSPRSFLAFDFGTKRVGVASGNTLTRTATPLKTVVAEGDARFAALGALISEWQPAALVVGVPYHPDGAPHDNTARAQRFARQLHGRFKLPVHEVDERYSTTEAHAHGASDVDAASAAIILEQFLKDLP, translated from the coding sequence ATGAGCCTTGTGGCTCCAGTGCCCACGTCCCCGCGTTCTTTCCTGGCATTCGACTTCGGCACCAAGCGTGTCGGGGTGGCCAGCGGCAACACCCTCACACGCACGGCCACACCGCTCAAGACCGTGGTCGCCGAAGGTGACGCACGTTTCGCCGCGCTCGGGGCGCTGATCTCCGAATGGCAGCCCGCTGCGCTGGTGGTCGGCGTGCCCTATCACCCCGACGGCGCGCCGCACGACAATACCGCCCGCGCGCAGCGCTTCGCCCGCCAGCTGCACGGCCGCTTCAAGCTGCCGGTGCACGAGGTGGACGAGCGCTACAGCACCACCGAGGCCCATGCGCACGGCGCGAGCGACGTCGATGCTGCCTCGGCCGCGATCATCCTGGAGCAGTTCTTGAAAGACTTGCCATGA
- a CDS encoding YqgE/AlgH family protein codes for MPGSSINLTNQFLIAMPGMADETFAGAVVYMCEHTDKGALGLVINKPIDIKLKNLFEKVELTLDRADLANEPVYFGGPVQTERGFVLHERLGDQDGGHYNSSLQIPGGLEMTTSKDVLEALSHGAGPKKILVTLGYSGWSAGQLEEEIGRNGWITVSAEPGIIFDTPVEQRYDKALSLLGIDPRMLSQEAGHA; via the coding sequence ATGCCCGGCTCGTCCATCAACCTCACCAACCAGTTCCTGATCGCCATGCCGGGCATGGCCGACGAGACCTTTGCCGGGGCGGTGGTCTACATGTGCGAGCACACCGACAAGGGTGCGCTCGGCCTGGTGATCAACAAGCCCATCGACATCAAGCTGAAGAACCTGTTCGAGAAGGTCGAGCTGACCCTCGACCGCGCCGACCTCGCCAACGAGCCGGTGTACTTCGGCGGGCCGGTGCAGACCGAGCGCGGTTTCGTGCTGCACGAGCGCCTGGGCGACCAGGACGGCGGGCACTACAACTCGTCGCTGCAGATCCCCGGCGGGCTGGAGATGACCACCAGCAAGGACGTGCTGGAAGCGCTCTCGCACGGTGCCGGCCCGAAGAAGATCCTCGTCACCCTCGGCTACAGCGGCTGGAGCGCGGGCCAGCTGGAAGAAGAGATCGGCCGCAATGGCTGGATCACCGTCAGCGCCGAGCCCGGCATCATCTTCGACACCCCTGTCGAACAGCGCTACGACAAGGCACTGTCGCTGCTGGGCATCGACCCGCGCATGCTGAGCCAAGAGGCGGGGCACGCATGA
- a CDS encoding deoxyribodipyrimidine photo-lyase — protein MEKPLDTALVWFRRDLRSSDHAALFHALKTARKVWCAFVFDRAILDPLPRADRRVEFIRDSLQVLDAALRRWQPQGGLIVRHGLAVEELPALAKALHVQAVYANHDDEPDALARDARVRGTFADLGIALHTSKDHVVFERQEVLTGSGSPYSVFTPYKNAWLKKVEPFYVSAYPVEKYADSLAPLPEDVEASVPSLAQVGFETTNLHEMKLGVGETGAQAMLADFLPRMDRYDTTRDFPAVKGPSYLSTHLRFGTVSIRQLAREAAGRMHHGSRGAAVWLSELIWRDFYHQVLHHHPHVVGASFKPEYDAIRWEHGKHADALFAAWCEGRTGYPLVDAAMAQINQTGYMHNRLRMVVASFLVKDLGIDWRWGERYFAEKLIDFDLAANNGGWQWAASTGCDAQPYFRIFNPVSQSEKFDAEGKFIRRYLPMLARLSDKAIHAPWQARPIELAEAGVRLGDNYPEPIVMHDEAREKTLQRYAVVKRTK, from the coding sequence ATGGAAAAGCCTTTGGATACGGCGCTCGTCTGGTTTCGCCGCGACCTGCGCAGCAGCGACCACGCAGCGCTCTTTCACGCCCTGAAGACGGCCCGCAAGGTGTGGTGCGCCTTCGTGTTCGACCGCGCCATCCTCGACCCGCTGCCGCGCGCCGACCGGCGGGTGGAGTTCATCCGCGACAGCCTGCAAGTGCTCGACGCGGCCTTGCGGCGGTGGCAACCGCAAGGTGGCCTGATCGTGAGGCATGGCCTGGCAGTGGAGGAACTGCCGGCACTGGCCAAGGCCCTGCACGTGCAGGCGGTCTACGCCAACCACGACGACGAACCCGACGCCCTGGCACGCGACGCCCGCGTGCGCGGCACGTTCGCCGACCTCGGCATCGCGCTGCACACCAGCAAGGACCACGTGGTCTTCGAACGCCAGGAGGTGCTCACCGGGAGCGGCTCGCCCTACAGCGTGTTCACGCCGTACAAGAATGCCTGGCTCAAGAAGGTGGAGCCCTTCTACGTGAGCGCCTACCCCGTCGAGAAATACGCCGACAGCCTCGCCCCACTGCCGGAGGACGTCGAAGCGAGCGTGCCCTCGCTCGCGCAGGTCGGCTTCGAGACCACCAACCTGCACGAGATGAAGCTGGGGGTAGGCGAGACGGGTGCCCAGGCAATGCTGGCCGACTTCCTGCCGCGCATGGACCGTTACGACACCACGCGCGACTTCCCCGCGGTGAAGGGGCCGAGCTACCTGTCGACCCACCTGCGCTTCGGCACCGTGTCGATCCGGCAGCTCGCGCGTGAAGCGGCAGGCCGGATGCACCACGGCTCCCGCGGTGCCGCGGTGTGGCTTTCAGAATTGATCTGGCGCGATTTCTACCACCAGGTGCTGCACCACCACCCGCACGTCGTCGGCGCGAGCTTCAAGCCCGAGTACGACGCGATCCGGTGGGAACACGGCAAGCACGCCGACGCCCTCTTCGCCGCCTGGTGCGAGGGCCGCACCGGCTACCCGCTGGTCGACGCCGCGATGGCGCAGATCAACCAGACCGGCTACATGCACAACCGGCTGCGCATGGTGGTGGCGAGCTTTCTCGTCAAGGACCTCGGCATCGACTGGCGCTGGGGCGAGCGCTACTTCGCCGAGAAACTCATCGATTTCGACCTCGCCGCCAACAACGGCGGCTGGCAATGGGCCGCCTCGACCGGCTGCGACGCCCAGCCTTATTTCCGCATCTTCAACCCCGTGAGCCAAAGCGAGAAGTTTGACGCCGAGGGCAAGTTCATCCGGCGCTACTTGCCGATGCTTGCGAGGCTCTCAGACAAGGCGATCCACGCACCGTGGCAGGCGCGGCCGATCGAGCTGGCGGAAGCCGGCGTGCGGCTGGGCGACAACTACCCTGAGCCCATCGTGATGCACGACGAAGCCCGTGAGAAGACGCTGCAACGCTACGCAGTCGTCAAGCGAACGAAGTGA
- a CDS encoding GGDEF domain-containing protein, which yields MSELVDHLAELTGFRDRDILDVTLVGALRDLLRPRVVTIYRSVGDAGNERWITRARLGENDAVATADPAWADIDSLPPLGLYPERLQAMKGQATVVTVPGRHSLSLFPVSTDREVVGVMEIETLDPLSDESRRLVGSILRIYRNFQALLDYSERDTLTGLLNRKTFDESFLKATNESSGVPLATDGRRHPTSNHRHWLGVIDIDLFKGVNDNFGHLIGDEVLLLLSRLMRSSFRFHDRLYRFGGEEFVVLMRCANEQDAALALERMRSNTASYPFPQVGQITISIGFTEVKPGDTPSAAFERADKAVYFAKSHGRNQVQSHAELVARGDLEDESKIGDVELF from the coding sequence ATGTCGGAACTGGTCGACCATCTCGCAGAGCTCACCGGCTTCCGCGACCGTGACATCCTCGATGTGACGCTGGTGGGCGCGCTGCGCGACCTGCTGCGTCCGCGCGTCGTGACCATCTACCGCTCGGTGGGTGACGCCGGCAACGAGCGCTGGATCACCCGCGCCCGCCTCGGCGAAAACGACGCAGTGGCCACTGCCGACCCGGCCTGGGCCGACATCGACAGCCTGCCGCCGCTCGGCCTCTATCCGGAGCGACTGCAGGCGATGAAAGGTCAGGCGACCGTCGTCACCGTGCCGGGCCGTCACAGCCTGAGCCTTTTCCCCGTCAGCACCGACCGCGAAGTGGTTGGGGTGATGGAGATCGAAACGCTCGACCCGCTCTCCGACGAATCGCGCCGGCTGGTGGGCAGCATCCTGCGCATCTACCGCAACTTCCAGGCGCTGCTCGACTACAGCGAGCGCGACACGCTGACAGGTTTGCTGAACCGCAAGACCTTCGACGAAAGCTTCCTGAAGGCGACGAACGAGTCCTCCGGTGTTCCGTTGGCGACCGACGGGCGTCGCCACCCGACGTCGAACCATCGGCACTGGCTGGGTGTGATCGACATCGACCTCTTCAAGGGCGTCAACGACAACTTCGGTCACCTGATCGGCGACGAAGTGCTGCTGCTGCTGTCGCGCCTGATGCGCAGCAGCTTCCGATTTCACGATCGGCTGTACCGCTTCGGCGGCGAGGAGTTCGTGGTGCTGATGCGCTGCGCCAACGAACAGGACGCCGCCCTCGCGCTGGAGCGTATGCGAAGCAACACCGCCAGCTATCCGTTCCCGCAGGTGGGGCAGATCACCATCAGCATCGGTTTCACCGAGGTGAAACCGGGCGACACGCCGAGTGCTGCGTTCGAGCGCGCCGACAAGGCGGTGTATTTCGCCAAGAGCCATGGCCGCAACCAGGTGCAGAGCCATGCAGAACTGGTGGCGCGTGGTGACTTGGAGGACGAATCCAAGATCGGCGACGTCGAGCTGTTCTAA